GCACAGCAcgtctctctctctcattctgcACTCCTCAGAAGTTATCGTCTTCTTCACGCCTAAACTAACCCCAGATTGGTGCATGTAGCTGGAGTGGGCTGCAGTGAAACGGGGTAAGGTCTTTTTTGTGCTCACGTGTGGCTGCTAACCAGAGACACAGGTTAATGCTTAATTCTGTACTCAAAAAAAGAGCATCTCACAGCTGGCAGGAACCCAACAGGACACCGTATAGCCAGATGCCAAGCCCCAGTTCCCTCCCTCTCTTGGTCCAGCCCGTTGGATTCCTGGGCAGGGAGCATCACCACGGTACCGAGCCCCTTCTGCAGCTCTCCCTGCAATTTTTGGCTAATGCAAGATCAGTCCTGAAGCAGCCAAAATGGTTTCTCTGCTACACTTTTAAGGGAAAGCTGCAGTTTTAAACcacaaattaaatttttaatgaaacttcATAACTGTTGTACCCAAATGTAATGTAATATTGATAGGAACTGTGCATCCAGCTAGCATGAGATTGCCCTAGAAAGCTTTTTAGGATGTTATGCAATATATAGCTAAATTAATTATTTGTAATGAAAGGATCTGTGTCCCTATAGCATCACTGAGTCCTACTAGTACAAAGAACACACTCCTCATTCTCACTGGATGTAAATGTCAGGCAATTTAGAAGGAAACCGACTTTTGAGAGGGGAACaatgaaagaaagggaaggaaaaaaggggagagagtgaatgtgtgtgtgagagagagagagggagagaaacagagagggaGAGATCTGCAAAGAAAGACTGCAGCAAAATGCAGCAAATTTCCGAACTCCAGTCCAAAGTGTTTGTCTGCTACAGAAGGGAATACTCCACCTTACACACACTGTATTTGTACTAGCTACACACCATGCTCAAGCTGTTCTAATGACAGCTGTAGATTTTagaaggtgtaaaaaaaaaagattttgcatatGCACTATTCTGCAAACTTAACGACGGAGCAGCTCGGAGATGCGTGCTGGTTCTGCGCGTCTCGTCTGGCTGCACAAGGCAAAGGGCTTTGGGAAGGATCCTGCTCCCTCCACATATGGGCTCCGCACAGACAGCGGGGAGGTAGTGTGACCAGGGATCCTGTCCTTGCTGTAGTCCCCCTGAGAACAagcttttatattaaaaaaaaacccaacagaacagCCTCATAGCCACTGCCATGTCCTGCTTTAAGCATGTTGGGGATGGGGgtgtgcaggcaggggctggagtGGACGATCCCTCTGGGAACCTCAGAGAGAACACGGGCACAACCAGCCGCTCAGCTGCGTACCAGCTAGATGCACAAACAAAAGGATTTCTCGCTCAGTGAAGTCTGTTTCCCATTACTGTTTCCCATCGCAAAGCTGTCTTCATCCCATAATGGATCATATTGTTCCCACTCGGCAGAGGAGACTTAAATGCGGAATCAGCATTACCCCACAGGACATGTTTTATGTACAGCAGGCTGCACAAACAGGAGAGAAAGCTTCTTCTCCCTGCTCCCTAGGGCTCCAGCTCCTGGGATTAAAGAGATTtgtccactttaaaaaaatgtcctttacgcatttGTAACTCTGCTGTTCTCACACAAAGGTTAGCGCCGAACAGATTGAATATTTGCATACCTCACCTCTGCACTGGACAACCGGCGGTGGCAGAGGGCACTGGGAGCCAGGGCTTCTGGTCCCTGGAGGGAGCACCCTGGACTGTCCAAAACGATACTCGTCCATCACAAATACAAATGTGCCTGCTGGCTCCTGTTCAGAACTAAATCATCTCCAAGGGTCCTTGATAGCTGTGCTCAGCTCTTTTCAGCTACAGAGCAATAAATCAGCTAGCTACAGAGTGCGCTAAGGAAGAGGCAAGAGAAGAGTTAAAAATAATAGGGGCTCCATTATTCCATTATACCCACACAGCTCCTAAACCTACAAAAGCAGTAACGGATCCTACTGCATGATTCAGTGGTTCTGGGAAAGCTGAAATCTTGATCATATTTTCTAGTTCTTTCTCTGCATTAGGAGACACAGGGGTTATTTTGCTTATCTATTGTAGTGcagctttgttgttttttcctaTCTAGGTGTTTATACGGTCTCCATCACCATAGTATCAGAGTGTTTATTTTATTGCACCTGTCACCTTGGTCTCATCTCAGCATAATGTACTGTGGATGACAAAAGATTCCTAGTCAAATAGGTTCAGTGACATGAACAGCTTTGCCGATACCATGCAGATGTTAACAGAAGCGGGTACCAATTCAGCTGCCTCTCAGACCAGTTCTACACTGGTGTAATTGTATTGCCTGCAGTAACATTATTTTTGGTTTGCGTTCCTGCCTGTGGCAGAAGAATTAGACCTGCAGTCTTTTCAGCCTTTTCCATAgcatcctttttctgaaaaaaacaaaacaagcaaaaaaaaccccaacacaacccaaacccaaaccaaccccaacacCAAACCAGCACAGAAGGGAGACTGGTCTGCCCAGTAGAACACATTCCCACCTGTTCCCCTCCTTAACTCCTCTCTGCTCCATTCCCGTTGCATTGAAATGCTCTACAGCACAGAGAGCAAACAGCAGGAAAAGTAACCAGGGCAATAAAGCCAGAAGCGAAGAACCTAGTCGAAATGCAGATTTTCCCCCAGAATTTCCTGAAGCAAAGCACACAGCACCAGAGATGAGCTCCTCACGGGTTTCAGGGGGCTCTGAACTGCTGTGCGGGGGCAGGATCAGCAGTAAGAACCAGAAGCCTTAGGAAGGCTACAAAGAACAAGTCTCTGAGGTCCCCAtaagcactgggacaggttggATGGAAGGCAGCAACGAAAGCACCGCAGGATCCCCGAGAAGGTGCTGCAGAGGTGCTGAGCACTCTGGCACATCTCCGTACTTCTTGGCCACTTGTGTCCCAGCGCTGCCCTggctcccctgggctgggcaTCAATGGCCGTACCCAGCCACGGCAGACAGCTGGGGGGTTTGCCACCCCTGCCATCCTCTTTCTGCTGGGCCTGATGACAACCCCAGCCCTCTGGGTTTGGCCATGAGATGCTGTTTTGACTGTAACCCACAGAGCACTGCTGGGTGAGGAAAGGGGCCTCGCAAAAGCAGCTCAGGTGCCTTTGAGAAGGAAACGCTCTATGCCAGGGTAGCGTGTCATAAAACTCTTGGGGCTAGATAAACACCTGCAACTGAAAAGGCATCAAACCGAGCCACGCAGCCACAGGTCTTGCTGCGAGCAGCTGGGTGCGCTCCAGCTCCCGGAGAGGGCTCGTCAGGCCCACATCACGGGGGTGACAAAGGGGGGGAAGGACCACGGAGCGGTAGTACTTCATCTTTTGCCGATCCATGGACTGAAAGTGTTTGTATTTTACTGACCCACTTCGCTCATCAAAATTAATTGCTTCACATTTCACAGGGAAATACTCCAGCCATATGGACTGCTGCAGCGCAGGTTGGGTAAGAGCAGGCAGTGAACTGAACCGAGAGGACCAAATTCACCCGTGGTACAGCCAGAAGCACATTTACCCAGGCAGCCTGCTAGCTAAACCTCTCGGCAGTTCAGGTGATTTCCTAACACGATACAATACCACGGCGAGAAGACCAGGATAAAACCAACAGGTAGGAGAGCCTCAAGGagccggggctgcggggccggcccggtcctgctgctgctcaggtgtCCTGGCCAAGGGAAAGCTGCGGGGAACAGATGCAGGGAGAAGCCGCTCGCTCGCTTCTCGGGGACTGGAGAGGACTTGGCCTTGGTTGAAGTGCTGAAAGATGAGAAAAGCGGCGGTTCTGACGGCCACGAACTTATTTCCACCAAGGACAAATCCAACCACTgcctagggattttttttttcttgccgattaaaaaaggaagaagaaaagcagcaatcgCTCTGCTCTGCCCACGGCAGAGCCGTGCACCGACACCCCTTTGCCGCACCTCGCTGCTGAGGACACGCAGCCACCGCTGGGCGCCCACCggggccgcagcccccccccccctcgtggccccccacccccccaggcccCCAGCGCTCGGCTTCACCCCCGACCGAGCTGCTCGGGCTGGAGGGCAGAGCCCCCGGCCCCGACCCACAGCCCACCCGCGTCCTCCCCACGGAGCCCCCGGGAGCCCTGCGCGCTCCCCTGCCGTGGGGGCTGCCCGCCTGGGGAAAttgcgggccgggggggggggggggggggggcaagaccGGGgatgcccggggaggggggaacgAGGAGCCGCTTTGCCGGGCTGCCGGGAACAGTCCCGGGCGGGGCGAGGAAACGGCACcgaacgcccccccccccacaaccGGCACGGCGagcccgcggggggggggggggggggggggggcggcccccggTGCTGCCATCGGGCGGGGGCGGGACCGCACACGGACCCCCACGGACACGGACCCCCCGGAGAACGCGGGGCGACCCCTTCCAGTGCGGGACCCCCTGCGGGCGcacccgcccccccaccccccgctagCACGAGCTCTTCGCCACGGGCCCGCGCCCACTCACTCCCACGCCCCCCCCActcgtacacacacacacgcagccaCACCCGGACGCGCCCCCCTCCTCGCTCcgcgcacacacactcacactccccccccccccttcttcttcttcttcttcttcttcttcctcttcttcctcctcctcctcctcctcccggtgGCGCGGCCGGGATTCCACGCGCCGTGACGTCAGGGCGCGCGGCCCCGCCCGGGCGCTATAAGAGGGGCCGCGTGCCGCAGTGGGCCCGGCGGAGAGCGGCGgagccggtcccggtccccggtcccggtccccggtCCCGGTCCAGCCATGGCGGCGGggccccccggcggcggcggcggcggcggcagcagcctccgcttcttcctcctcctcctcgtcctcctctcGCTGCTCTGCCTGCGCGGCCGCGGGCAGAGCTTCGGGCAGACGCGCTTCATCTGCACCTCGGTGCCGCTGGACGGGGACATGTGCGCCGCCACCGCGCCGGGCACCGGCTCCGCCGAGGAGCTGAAAAGTACGGTGCTGCAGCTGCGGGAAACGGTGCTGCAGCAGAAGGAGACCATCATGAACCAGAAGGAGACCATCCGGGAGCTGACGGCCAAGCTGGGCCGCTGCGAGAGCCAGAGCGTGCTGGAGGGGCTGCCCGGCGAGGCCAAGGGCGGGGGGGCCGGCAGGAAGGCCGGCTTCTCCAAAAACACCATGGGCGACCTGTCgcgggcgcccgccgccgagACCCTCAGCCAGCTGGGGCAGACGCTGCAGTCCCTCAAGACCAGGCTGGAGAACCTGGAGGTacgcggcgcggcgcggtgcgcCCCGGGGGGAGCCGCCCGGAGCGGGGAGCGGGCAGTAACGCGCCCGCCCTCGCCCCttgcagcagttcagcaggaTGAACTCCTCCAGCCAGACCAACAACCTGAGGGACATCCTGCAGAACAAAATCGACGACCTGGAGCGGCAGGTGCTGTCCCGGGTGAACAGCCTGGAGGAGGGCAAGTTCAGCCCCAAGAACGAGTCCGAGGAGCGCGGCAAGATCGAGAGCACCCTCACGTCGCTGCACCAGCGCATCAGCGACCTGGAGAAAGGTACCGGCGGCTCCCCGGCCCCGTTGCCCGCGGGACACCCGGGCCGGCCTCCCGGCGGGGCCGGTCCCGCAGCCTGTCCCCGCTCCCCGGCCGTGCCCGCTCGCCGGGGACCGGGATGCCGGGGACCGGGATGCCGAGCCGCTCCGGCCGGGCCGGATGCCGGGGACCGGGATGCCGGGGACCGGGAATGCTGAGCCGCTCCGGTAGGGCGGGAGGCAGGGGACTGGGATACCGAGCCGCTCCGGCCGGCCGGGATGCCGGGGACCGGGAATGCCGGGGACCGGGAATGCCGAGCCGCTCCGGCCCGAGCGGGATGCCGGGGACCGGGAATGCCGGGGACCGGGAATGCCGAGCCGCTCCGGCCCGAGCGGGATGCCGGGGACCGGGATGCCGGGGACCGGGAATGCCGAGCCGCTCTGCCCGAGCGGGATGCCGGGGACCGGGAATGCCGAGCCGCTCCGGCTGGGCGGGATGCTGGGGACCAGGAATACCGAGCCGCTCTGCCCGAGCGGGATGCCGGGGACCGGGAATGCCGAGCCGCTCCAATCTCCCAGCCCTGGAGCGGTCCCTTTCCCCAAGCTGTAGCCAGACGGTGCCAGCGGGCTCCGCGGTAGGAGCCAGGGATGGATGCTCCGGGcgctgccctgtgccagggaTTAGGCAGCCGTGCAGGGCCGGAGGGATTTGCTCCTCGCTGCCATCTCAAGGCCCGTTACATAacggggggcgggtgggggggggtggacaCGACACCCCCAAAGCGGGCAGAGAGGGGGGGTCCGGCCGGAGCCCACCGCGCCTCCGCCCCTGCAGGCCAGAAGGACAACCGGCCCCCGGACAGGTTCCAGCTCACCTTCCCGATGCGCACCAACTACATGTACGCCAAGGTGAAGAAGAGCCTGCCCGAGATGTACGCCTTCAGCGTCTGCATGTGGATGAAGTCCAGCGCCTCCCCCGGCATGGGCACCCCCTTTTCCTACGCTGTGCCCGGGCAGGCTAACGAGCTGGTGCTCATTGAGTGGGGCAACAACCCCATGGAGATCCTCATCAATGACAAGGTACGACCCcggggagcagggaagggtgctgggcaggctgggggggtgggcagcatGGGGGACCCCCGTGCCCACCACCCTGACCCACCACCCGCAGGTGGCCAAACTGCCCTTTGTCATCAACGACGGCAAGTGGCACCACATCTGCGTCACCTGGACCACACGGGACGGCGTGTGGGAAGCCTA
This window of the Accipiter gentilis chromosome 10, bAccGen1.1, whole genome shotgun sequence genome carries:
- the NPTX1 gene encoding neuronal pentraxin-1 isoform X2 — translated: MAAGPPGGGGGGGSSLRFFLLLLVLLSLLCLRGRGQSFGQTRFICTSVPLDGDMCAATAPGTGSAEELKSTVLQLRETVLQQKETIMNQKETIRELTAKLGRCESQSVLEGLPGEAKGGGAGRKAGFSKNTMGDLSRAPAAETLSQLGQTLQSLKTRLENLEFSRMNSSSQTNNLRDILQNKIDDLERQVLSRVNSLEEGKFSPKNESEERGKIESTLTSLHQRISDLEKGQKDNRPPDRFQLTFPMRTNYMYAKVKKSLPEMYAFSVCMWMKSSASPGMGTPFSYAVPGQANELVLIEWGNNPMEILINDKVAKLPFVINDGKWHHICVTWTTRDGVWEAYQDGTQTGSGENLAPYHPIKPQGVLVLGQEQDTLGGGFDATQAFVGELAHFNVWDRKLSPGEVYSLATCSTKALAGNVIAWAEANIDIYGGATKWTFEACRQLN
- the NPTX1 gene encoding neuronal pentraxin-1 isoform X1; the protein is MAAGPPGGGGGGGSSLRFFLLLLVLLSLLCLRGRGQSFGQTRFICTSVPLDGDMCAATAPGTGSAEELKSTVLQLRETVLQQKETIMNQKETIRELTAKLGRCESQSVLEGLPGEAKGGGAGRKAGFSKNTMGDLSRAPAAETLSQLGQTLQSLKTRLENLEQFSRMNSSSQTNNLRDILQNKIDDLERQVLSRVNSLEEGKFSPKNESEERGKIESTLTSLHQRISDLEKGQKDNRPPDRFQLTFPMRTNYMYAKVKKSLPEMYAFSVCMWMKSSASPGMGTPFSYAVPGQANELVLIEWGNNPMEILINDKVAKLPFVINDGKWHHICVTWTTRDGVWEAYQDGTQTGSGENLAPYHPIKPQGVLVLGQEQDTLGGGFDATQAFVGELAHFNVWDRKLSPGEVYSLATCSTKALAGNVIAWAEANIDIYGGATKWTFEACRQLN